A single Anopheles funestus chromosome 2RL, idAnoFuneDA-416_04, whole genome shotgun sequence DNA region contains:
- the LOC125764555 gene encoding uncharacterized protein LOC125764555: protein MEFSRPMLIVVLIVILYCNYQALGIKLTFDSFEQTLGEEIVWLNLRVRKYNRTSSVINGTIHMRTYATNDYQFHLDVFYSRLGNQQFNHLPMKLPSAGICDFLDNLYINYGEYVHIFVNVPEKGECPMPQRDMHIFDAEFPTEVIPQIVLRTGLWKALMRGYINGKEIVSCTLVLKATDN, encoded by the exons ATGGAGTTCAGTAGACCAATGCTGATAGTAGTTCTGATTGTTATACTTTATTGCAATTATCAGGCATTGGgtataaaattaacatttgatAGTTTTGAGCAAACCTTAGGTGAAGAAATTGTGTGGTTAAATCTACGTGTTCGTAAGTACAACCGAACGTCCTCTGTAATAAACGGTACTATTCACATGAGGACGTATGCTACCAACGACTATCAG TTCCATTTGGACGTATTTTACAGTCGGCTCGGCAATCAACAGTTCAATCATTTGCCGATGAAACTTCCAAGTGCGGGTATATGCgattttttagataatttgtACATAAACTATGGTGAGTACGTCCATATTTTCGTGAACGTACCGGAAAAAGGAGAGTGTCCCATGCCACAACGGGACATGCACATATTTGATGCCGAATTTCCTACCGAAGTCATACCGCAGATAGTACTCAGGACTGGTCTATGGAAAGCGTTGATGCGCGGATATATTAATGGCAAGGAGATTGTGAGTTGTACTTTGGTTTTGAAGGCTACTGACAATTGA
- the LOC125764554 gene encoding uncharacterized protein LOC125764554, which produces MELGRSIVVISLILLLSCHCQVIGVKLTFDSFEQTLGQDIARTDIRVRKYNRTSTVLNGTIHMYKELTNDYQCQLDIFYSRLGNQQFNHLPMKLPTAALCDFIDHVYKNYPGYMSYYVNGPEEGECPVKIRDMYVIDTEFPSEVVPPLIVRNGLYKAVVSCNLDGKEAISYYIILKATDN; this is translated from the exons ATGGAGTTAGGTAGATCAATTGTAGTTATTTCGTTGATTCTACTGCTATCTTGCCACTGTCAAGTGATTGGTGTAAAATTAACGTTTGACAGTTTTGAACAAACTCTAGGACAGGACATTGCGCGGACTGATATACGCGTGAGAAAGTATAACAGAACTTCAACGGTTCTAAACGGTACTATTCACATGTATAAGGAGTTAACTAACGATTACCAG TGTCAGTTAGATATATTCTACAGTCGGCTCGGTAATCAACAGTTTAACCATTTGCCAATGAAACTTCCGACCGCGGCATTATGTGACTTTATTGATCATGTATACAAAAACTATCCCGGGTACATGAGCTATTATGTGAATGGGCCAGAAGAAGGTGAATGTCCCGTTAAAATACGAGACATGTACGTGATTGATACCGAATTTCCTTCCGAAGTCGTACCGCCTTTAATAGTAAGGAATGGTTTGTACAAAGCGGTAGTAAGCTGTAATCTTGATGGAAAGGAGGCCATTAGCTattacataattttaaaagctACTGACAATTGA
- the LOC125764552 gene encoding uncharacterized protein LOC125764552 produces the protein MEFSRPLVIIFIIVLLCCDHQTSGIKITLESFEQTLGQDVLWCDIRIRKYNRTSTVANGTIHMYREGTNEYQYQLDVFYSRLGNQQFNHMPMKLPTAGICDFIDYIYKNYPGYMGYFVNGPEEGECPIKVRDIHMFDTEFPSEAIPPLIVRNGLYKAVISCHHDGKEIISYYIILKASDN, from the exons atggaGTTCAGTCGACCATTGGTGATTATATTTATAATTGTATTGCTCTGTTGCGACCATCAGACGTCCGGTATAAAAATAACGCTGGAAAGCTTTGAACAAACTCTAGGACAGGATGTTTTGTGGTGTGATATACGCATCAGAAAGTATAACCGAACATCAACAGTTGCAAACGGTACTATTCACATGTATCGGGAGGGTACCAACGAGTATCAG TATCAGTTAGATGTATTCTACAGCCGGCTCGGTAATCAACAGTTCAACCACATGCCGATGAAACTTCCAACCGCGGGAATATGTGACTTTATAGATTACATATACAAAAACTATCCTGGGTATATGGGCTATTTTGTGAATGGGCCAGAAGAAGGTGAATGTCCCATAAAAGTACGAGACATACACATGTTTGATACCGAATTTCCTTCCGAAGCCATACCGCCATTAATTGTAAGGAATGGTTTGTACAAGGCAGTAATAAGTTGTCATCAcgatggaaaggaaattattagctattatataattttaaaagcttCTGACAATTGA
- the LOC125764553 gene encoding uncharacterized protein LOC125764553: MEFSRPVVVILLIVLLSCHYQAFGLKIRFESIEQTLGQDIAWTDIRVRKYNRTSTVANGTVYMSKEITNDYEYQLDVFYSRLGNQQFNHMPMKLPTAGFCNFIDHIYKNYPGYMSFFENGPQEGECPIKVRDVHVFDKEFPSEAVPPLLVRNGLYKALVSCVLHGTEVLSFSMILKATDI; this comes from the exons ATGGAGTTTAGTAGACCAGTGGTAGTTATTTTGTTGATTGTACTGCTATCTTGCCACTATCAAGCgtttggtttaaaaataagGTTTGAAAGTATTGAACAAACTCTAGGTCAGGACATCGCGTGGACTGATATACGCGTCAGAAAGTATAACCGAACATCAACGGTTGCAAATGGTACTGTTTACATGTCTAAAGAGATAACTAACGACTACGAG TATCAGTTAGATGTATTCTACAGCCGGCTCGGTAATCAACAGTTTAACCACATGCCGATGAAGCTTCCAACTGCGGGATTTTGTAACTTTATAGATCATATATATAAAAACTATCCCGGGTACATGAGCTTTTTTGAGAATGGACCACAAGAAGGTGAATGTCCGATCAAGGTACGAGATGTCCACGTATTTGATAAAGAATTTCCTTCCGAAGCAGTGCCGCCATTACTTGTAAGGAATGGTTTGTACAAAGCGTTAGTAAGTTGTGTGCTTCATGGAACGGAGGTCTTGAGCTTTTCTATGATTTTAAAAGCAACTGATATCTGA
- the LOC125764548 gene encoding uncharacterized protein LOC125764548 isoform X1, protein MYVVLPKSSGIVKPSPMTGLWIIILLYYCSAAVCCIKINFESIEQTFGEDFMVCDVRVRKFNRTSSVLNGTFYVLHDTTNDVKYQVDMYYSRLGNQQYNYMPMKLPSAGICAFVNNLHSSFPEIAAIFVNFPGVNECPITAREIHVLDQEFPSTMWPVVMQKTGLWKLDIIGVLRKTSHLAFNIVLRATND, encoded by the exons atgTATGTAGTATTGCCAAAGTCTTCTGGCATTGTAAAACCATCGCCAATGACAGGGTTATGGATCATAATTTTGCTGTATTATTGCAGTGCTGCGGTatgttgtataaaaataaatttcgaaAGCATTGAGCAAACCTTTGGTGAAGATTTTATGGTGTGCGATGTGCGGGTACGCAAGTTTAATAGAACGAGCAGTGTTTTGAATGGTACCTTCTATGTTTTGCACGACACGACCAACGATGTGAAG TACCAAGTTGATATGTACTACAGTCGTCTCGGTAATCAACAATATAACTATATGCCAATGAAACTACCGTCCGCCGGCATATGTGCATTCGTTAATAATTTGCATTCGTCTTTCCCTGAGATAGCGGCGATCTTCGTCAATTTTCCTGGTGTCAATGAGTGCCCTATCACCGCCAGGGAAATACACGTTTTAGATCAAGAATTTCCATCGACGATGTGGCCAGTGGTAATGCAAAAAACGGGCCTGTGGAAGTTGGACATAATTGGTGTGTTAAGGAAAACGTCCCATCTTGCATTTAACATCGTCCTGAGGGCTACCAATGATTGA
- the LOC125764548 gene encoding uncharacterized protein LOC125764548 isoform X2: protein MYVVLPKSSGIVKPSPMTGLWIIILLYYCSAAVCCIKINFESIEQTFGEDFMVCDVRVRKFNRTSSVLNGTFYVLHDTTNDVKYQVDMYYSRLAAIFVNFPGVNECPITAREIHVLDQEFPSTMWPVVMQKTGLWKLDIIGVLRKTSHLAFNIVLRATND from the exons atgTATGTAGTATTGCCAAAGTCTTCTGGCATTGTAAAACCATCGCCAATGACAGGGTTATGGATCATAATTTTGCTGTATTATTGCAGTGCTGCGGTatgttgtataaaaataaatttcgaaAGCATTGAGCAAACCTTTGGTGAAGATTTTATGGTGTGCGATGTGCGGGTACGCAAGTTTAATAGAACGAGCAGTGTTTTGAATGGTACCTTCTATGTTTTGCACGACACGACCAACGATGTGAAG TACCAAGTTGATATGTACTACAGTCGTCTCG CGGCGATCTTCGTCAATTTTCCTGGTGTCAATGAGTGCCCTATCACCGCCAGGGAAATACACGTTTTAGATCAAGAATTTCCATCGACGATGTGGCCAGTGGTAATGCAAAAAACGGGCCTGTGGAAGTTGGACATAATTGGTGTGTTAAGGAAAACGTCCCATCTTGCATTTAACATCGTCCTGAGGGCTACCAATGATTGA
- the LOC125764560 gene encoding uncharacterized protein LOC125764560: MLKAFLYAVCIVSAGSLKVVFENFVQLSGFDILLADLRVRKFNRTMTVLNGSFIVLNPLNNSLELTLDLFHSRLGNQQFNHYPMKLPACGCCDFFDNLQMNYERQVSVIENLPEIGECPFSPRHVNLIDFAFPQEVVSTVMPRGLWKALVTAKLDGKEIVTYYFLVKGYDDF; the protein is encoded by the exons ATGTTGAAAGCTTTCCTCTACGCCGTGTGCATAGTTTCTGCCGGTAGTTTAAAGGTGGTTTTTGAAAACTTTGTACAACTTTCCGGTTTCGACATACTACTAGCGGATTTACGCGTACGAAAATTCAACCGCACCATGACGGTACTGAACGGGTCGTTTATCGTACTTAATCCGCTGAATAACTCTCTTGAG CTCACGCTAGATTTATTTCACAGTCGGCTCGGAAACCAGCAGTTCAATCACTATCCAATGAAACTACCTGCATGTGgttgttgtgattttttcgACAACTTACAAATGAACTACGAGAGGCAGGTGTCTGTGATTGAAAATTTACCGGAAATAGGAGAATGTCCGTTTTCTCCACGCCACGTCAACCTGATCGATTTCGCATTTCCACAGGAAGTGGTGTCAACGGTAATGCCCAGGGGTCTTTGGAAAGCATTGGTAACGGCAAAGCTTGATGGAAAGGAGATAGTGACTTACTATTTTCTTGTCAAAGGATATGATGATTTTTAG
- the LOC125764559 gene encoding uncharacterized protein LOC125764559 gives MLIKYLYVLCIVSVAGLKVSFENFVQHSGFEIGSFDLRVRKFNRSTTSLNGSVILHTWIDNSIMFTLDLFHSRLGNQQFNHYPMKLPSCGTCDFLDNLQKGYGEYLEGCSNLPEIGECPFSPRIIDIRDKAFPKEVIPPVMPRGLWKALITGKINGQEVISYHILVKGYDDF, from the exons ATGTTGATCAaatatttgtatgttttgtgcaTTGTATCTGTGGCTGGTCTGAAAGTTTCGTTCGAAAACTTTGTGCAACACAGTGGATTTGAAATAGGATCATTCGATCTACGTGTACGAAAGTTCAACCGTAGCACTACGTCATTGAACGGATCGGTCATCCTACACACATGGATAGACAACAGCATCATG TTTACATTAGATTTATTTCACAGTCGGCTCGGAAATCAGCAGTTTAACCACTATCCAATGAAGCTGCCATCGTGTGGTACGTGCGACTTTCTAGACAACTTGCAAAAAGGCTATGGGGAATATCTAGAAGGGTGTTCCAATTTACCCGAGATCGGCGAGTGCCCCTTTTCGCCACGAATCATCGACATACGCGATAAGGCTTTCCCAAAGGAAGTAATACCACCGGTAATGCCAAGAGGACTTTGGAAAGCGTTGATAACTGGGAAAATAAATGGACAGGAAGTAATATCTTATCACATACTCGTGAAAGGGTACGATGATTTCTAG
- the LOC125764537 gene encoding cytochrome b-c1 complex subunit Rieske, mitochondrial isoform X2: MLTNLAKLSAVRGVSHSVTNGLKPAVVGAAKTESKSASAAGATQIRCAHTDIRVPDFSDYRRDQVKRPNAKNDSADDRAAFTYLLVGGAAVSTAYVAKSLVSTFVSSMSASADVLAMSKIEIKLADIPEGKSMTFKWRGKPLFIRHRTAGEIEAEQSVAVATLRDPQNDAERVQKPEWLVVIGVCTHLGCVPIANAGDFGGYYCPCHGSHYDASGRIRKGPAPLNLEVPYYEFPEDGLLVVG; encoded by the exons ATGCTGACCAATCTGGCCAAGCTGTCCGCTGTCCGCGGAGTGTCGCATTCCGTCACCAATGGGCTGAAACCTGCTGTCGTCGGTGCCGCGAAGACCGAAAGCAAATCTGCATCCGCCGCAG GAGCAACACAGATCCGATGCGCCCACACCGATATCCGTGTGCCGGATTTCTCGGACTACCGTCGCGACCAGGTTAAGCGCCCGAACGCGAAGAACGACAGTGCGGATGATCGTGCTGCCTTCACGTACCTGTTGGTTGGAG GTGCCGCCGTATCGACTGCATACGTCGCAAAATCGCTGGTATCGACGTTTGTGTCCTCGATGAGCGCATCCGCCGATGTGTTGGCCATGTCGAAGATTGAAATCAAGCTGGCTGACATCCCGGAGGGCAAATCGATGACGTTCAAGTGGCGCGGTAAGCCCCTGTTCATCCGTCACCGCACGGCAGGCGAGATCGAAGCGGAACAATCGGTCGCGGTCGCCACCCTGCGTGATCCCCAGAACGATGCT GAACGCGTCCAAAAACCGGAATGGCTCGTCGTTATCGGTGTCTGCACGCATCTTGGTTGTGTGCCGATTGCAAACGCTGGTGACTTCGGTGGCTACTACTGTCCGTGCCACGGTTCCCATTACGATGCGTCCGGCCGTATCCGCAAGGGTCCGGCTCCGCTAAACCTGGAAGTGCCGTACTATGAGTTCCCGGAGGATGGTCTCCTTGTTGTCGGTTAA
- the LOC125764537 gene encoding cytochrome b-c1 complex subunit Rieske, mitochondrial isoform X1, with the protein MLTNLAKLSAVRGVSHSVTNGLKPAVVGAAKTESKSASAAGQIPLVSASSGAGLPNGNLRVVSGVTGATQIRCAHTDIRVPDFSDYRRDQVKRPNAKNDSADDRAAFTYLLVGGAAVSTAYVAKSLVSTFVSSMSASADVLAMSKIEIKLADIPEGKSMTFKWRGKPLFIRHRTAGEIEAEQSVAVATLRDPQNDAERVQKPEWLVVIGVCTHLGCVPIANAGDFGGYYCPCHGSHYDASGRIRKGPAPLNLEVPYYEFPEDGLLVVG; encoded by the exons ATGCTGACCAATCTGGCCAAGCTGTCCGCTGTCCGCGGAGTGTCGCATTCCGTCACCAATGGGCTGAAACCTGCTGTCGTCGGTGCCGCGAAGACCGAAAGCAAATCTGCATCCGCCGCAGGTCAGATTCCTCTCGTTTCTGCCTCGTCCGGGGCTGGTCTGCCGAACGGCAATCTTCGGGTGGTTTCTGGCGTCACAG GAGCAACACAGATCCGATGCGCCCACACCGATATCCGTGTGCCGGATTTCTCGGACTACCGTCGCGACCAGGTTAAGCGCCCGAACGCGAAGAACGACAGTGCGGATGATCGTGCTGCCTTCACGTACCTGTTGGTTGGAG GTGCCGCCGTATCGACTGCATACGTCGCAAAATCGCTGGTATCGACGTTTGTGTCCTCGATGAGCGCATCCGCCGATGTGTTGGCCATGTCGAAGATTGAAATCAAGCTGGCTGACATCCCGGAGGGCAAATCGATGACGTTCAAGTGGCGCGGTAAGCCCCTGTTCATCCGTCACCGCACGGCAGGCGAGATCGAAGCGGAACAATCGGTCGCGGTCGCCACCCTGCGTGATCCCCAGAACGATGCT GAACGCGTCCAAAAACCGGAATGGCTCGTCGTTATCGGTGTCTGCACGCATCTTGGTTGTGTGCCGATTGCAAACGCTGGTGACTTCGGTGGCTACTACTGTCCGTGCCACGGTTCCCATTACGATGCGTCCGGCCGTATCCGCAAGGGTCCGGCTCCGCTAAACCTGGAAGTGCCGTACTATGAGTTCCCGGAGGATGGTCTCCTTGTTGTCGGTTAA